TATAAATAAATGCGTATTCTGACGAGATGGTTAGCTAATGAGTCCCCAGTTTTTTTTCTCTCTTTTTAAATGCACGAGCTGATTATGTAGTTTGCTGTTTTTCCCCAGTTGAAGATAAGGGTCGTTATTTAAAATTTCAGAGGCAAGATTGTGTGCATACTTTACGATTTTTTCATCTTTTACAATATCTGCCAATTTCAAATCGAGAATACCGCTTTGCCGGGTTCCTTCTATATCTCCCGGACCGCGAAGTTTGAGGTCGGCTTCGGCTATTTCGAAGCCATCAGTAGTTTGTACCATAATTTCCATGCGTTTTCGGGCGTCGGAAGTGAGTTTGTAATCTGACATTAGTATACAAAAGGACTGTTCGGCTCCCCTGCCTACCCTGCCCCTTAGCTGATGCAGTTGCGAAAGTCCGAATCGTTCGGCATTTTCGATAAGCATGATGCTGGCATTGGGGACATC
This portion of the Lentimicrobiaceae bacterium genome encodes:
- a CDS encoding ATP-dependent DNA helicase RecG produces the protein DVPNASIMLIENAERFGLSQLHQLRGRVGRGAEQSFCILMSDYKLTSDARKRMEIMVQTTDGFEIAEADLKLRGPGDIEGTRQSGILDLKLADIVKDEKIVKYAHNLASEILNNDPYLQLGKNSKLHNQLVHLKREKKNWGLIS